The Rhodopseudomonas palustris genome window below encodes:
- a CDS encoding GNAT family N-acetyltransferase: MRLDGTNRVILVPAQEADLTDFQRGLQDAFAAGFTAAFGTVPEGPIPSDAELGDFFHAPGAVTYHIVLDGVQVGGVVLTIDPATHRNSLDLFFVSTEHHGRGIGSRAWRAIEAMYPDTLAWETHTPYFEKRNIHFYVNKCGFKIVEFYNVHHPDPHPETREGIPGGESFRFEKVYADRSAHR; the protein is encoded by the coding sequence ATGAGATTAGACGGGACAAATCGTGTCATCCTGGTTCCGGCGCAGGAAGCCGACCTGACGGATTTCCAGCGCGGCCTGCAGGACGCGTTCGCGGCGGGCTTCACGGCGGCATTCGGAACGGTGCCCGAAGGTCCGATCCCGTCGGATGCAGAACTCGGAGATTTCTTTCATGCGCCGGGCGCGGTCACGTATCACATCGTGCTCGATGGCGTGCAGGTCGGCGGGGTCGTGCTGACGATCGACCCCGCCACGCATCGCAATTCGCTGGATCTGTTCTTTGTCTCCACCGAACATCACGGGCGTGGCATCGGCTCCAGAGCGTGGCGCGCGATCGAAGCGATGTATCCCGACACACTGGCATGGGAGACGCACACGCCGTATTTCGAGAAGCGCAACATCCACTTCTACGTCAACAAATGCGGCTTCAAAATCGTCGAGTTCTACAACGTTCATCATCCGGATCCGCATCCAGAGACCCGCGAGGGAATCCCGGGCGGGGAATCGTTCCGGTTCGAGAAGGTGTATGCCGATCGATCGGCGCATAGATAG
- a CDS encoding ABC transporter substrate-binding protein: MKKLIAAACAAACIVASPFARAETKTYGPGVTDTEVKIGQTMPYSGPASSFAAIGRAMTAYFEKLNAEGGVNGRKINLISLDDGYSPSKAVEQTRRLVESDEVLAIVGTFGSPTNFAIQKYLNVKKVPGLFLGTGANRVSEPKTYPWSMGWQPNNHAKGVIYAKYLLAERPNAKVAVLYQNDDFGRDYAKGFRDGLGDKADAMIVKELSYEITEPTVDSQILLLKSTGADVFLNISTPKFSAQAIKKMTETKWEALHMLSDAAGSISSTLVPAGLENSKGVITVAFRKDPNDPAWADDPGMKQYLAFMKQYMPNSDPSETYYVFGYATAQTFEHVLKACGDDLSRENLMKQAANIKDLELPILLPGIKLNTSPTHFTPMSQEQLMQFDGTRWKPIGVVIDAEK; this comes from the coding sequence ATGAAGAAGCTGATCGCAGCGGCTTGTGCCGCCGCATGCATCGTTGCGTCTCCATTCGCGCGAGCGGAGACGAAAACGTACGGCCCAGGCGTCACCGACACCGAGGTGAAGATCGGCCAGACCATGCCGTACAGCGGCCCGGCGTCGAGCTTCGCGGCGATCGGCCGGGCGATGACGGCGTATTTCGAGAAGCTCAACGCCGAGGGGGGCGTCAACGGCCGCAAGATCAACCTGATCTCGCTCGACGACGGCTACAGCCCGTCGAAGGCGGTGGAGCAGACCCGCCGGCTGGTCGAGAGCGACGAGGTGCTGGCGATCGTCGGCACCTTCGGCTCGCCGACCAATTTCGCGATCCAGAAATATCTCAACGTCAAGAAGGTCCCGGGCCTGTTTCTCGGCACCGGTGCGAATCGCGTGTCCGAGCCGAAGACCTATCCATGGTCGATGGGCTGGCAGCCGAACAATCACGCCAAGGGCGTGATCTACGCCAAATATCTGCTCGCGGAACGCCCGAACGCGAAGGTCGCGGTGCTGTATCAGAACGACGATTTCGGTCGCGACTATGCGAAAGGCTTCCGCGACGGCCTCGGCGACAAGGCCGACGCCATGATCGTCAAGGAGCTCAGCTACGAGATCACCGAGCCGACGGTCGATTCCCAGATCCTGCTGCTGAAGTCGACCGGCGCCGACGTGTTCCTGAACATCTCGACGCCGAAATTCTCCGCGCAGGCGATCAAGAAGATGACCGAGACCAAGTGGGAGGCGCTGCACATGCTGAGCGACGCCGCCGGCTCGATCTCGAGCACGCTGGTGCCGGCGGGGCTGGAGAATTCCAAGGGCGTGATCACGGTCGCGTTCCGCAAGGACCCGAACGATCCGGCCTGGGCCGACGATCCCGGCATGAAGCAGTATCTCGCGTTCATGAAGCAGTACATGCCGAACTCCGACCCGTCCGAAACCTACTACGTGTTCGGCTACGCCACGGCGCAGACCTTCGAGCACGTGCTGAAGGCCTGCGGCGACGACCTCAGCCGCGAGAATCTGATGAAGCAGGCGGCGAACATCAAGGATCTGGAACTGCCGATCCTGCTGCCCGGCATCAAGCTGAACACCAGCCCGACCCACTTCACACCGATGAGCCAGGAGCAGTTGATGCAGTTCGACGGAACCAGGTGGAAGCCGATCGGCGTGGTGATCGACGCCGAGAAGTAG
- a CDS encoding AraC family transcriptional regulator, with protein sequence MPDISQRRSRPRGAASSRSAIDTGYVGLILSGAREAGLDIDSLLARAGIRPGELEQPGARLPQDQFARMISLLTRATGDELWLLGSRPIKPGTFRMMCRLLIHCANLREAIRIGCQFYHLVADDFVVRLAEGEHDASVYVTDTFDQPKRRRMVNGAILLFTYGLMCWLVGRRLPLITVHYVFPEEPFSSELEPVYRAPMLFDQPRTEIRFDAELLDLPIMPDEQRLRRFLASMPSALLVRYRDDASVAERVRGILRRNPKRPLSLEDVAGMLAMSPQTLRRRLLDEEQRGFQEIKDQVRRDIATHMLKKSRLPLEEVALSLGFSELSTFHRAFRRWTGLAPGEFRERHARAFVTR encoded by the coding sequence ATGCCGGACATCTCCCAACGCCGAAGCCGACCGCGCGGCGCCGCATCGTCGCGCTCCGCGATCGACACCGGCTATGTCGGCCTGATCCTCAGCGGCGCGCGCGAAGCCGGGCTCGACATCGACAGCCTGCTGGCGCGGGCCGGCATTCGCCCGGGAGAACTGGAGCAGCCCGGCGCACGGCTGCCGCAGGATCAGTTCGCGCGGATGATCTCGCTGCTGACGCGGGCGACGGGCGACGAATTGTGGCTGCTCGGCAGCCGCCCGATCAAGCCCGGCACGTTCCGCATGATGTGCCGGCTGCTGATCCATTGCGCCAATCTGCGCGAGGCGATCCGCATCGGCTGCCAGTTCTATCATCTGGTGGCGGACGATTTCGTCGTTCGTCTCGCCGAGGGCGAGCACGACGCGTCGGTCTACGTCACCGATACGTTCGATCAGCCGAAGCGCCGGCGGATGGTCAACGGCGCGATCCTGCTGTTCACCTACGGGCTGATGTGCTGGCTGGTCGGGCGCCGGCTGCCGCTGATCACCGTGCATTACGTATTTCCCGAAGAGCCGTTCAGCTCGGAACTCGAGCCGGTGTATCGCGCGCCGATGCTGTTCGACCAGCCGCGCACCGAAATCCGGTTCGACGCCGAACTGCTTGATCTTCCGATCATGCCCGACGAGCAGCGGCTGCGGCGGTTCCTGGCGTCGATGCCGAGCGCGCTGCTGGTGCGCTATCGCGACGACGCCAGCGTCGCCGAGCGCGTCCGCGGCATCCTGCGTCGCAATCCGAAGCGGCCGCTGTCGCTCGAGGACGTCGCCGGCATGCTGGCGATGTCGCCACAGACCTTGCGCCGGCGTCTGCTCGACGAGGAGCAACGGGGCTTTCAGGAGATCAAGGACCAGGTGCGGCGCGACATCGCCACCCACATGCTGAAGAAGTCGCGATTGCCGCTGGAGGAGGTGGCGCTGTCGCTCGGCTTCTCCGAACTCAGCACTTTTCACCGCGCGTTCCGGCGCTGGACCGGCCTCGCGCCCGGCGAATTCCGCGAGCGCCACGCCCGGGCATTCGTCACCCGGTAG
- a CDS encoding glycosyltransferase family 39 protein, with protein MLGVVLGNALLWVAALTILKFAQVLHSDSTEAFAWGQTLAWGSGKHPPMVGWVARAWFSVFPTSDWAFYALAMAVTGATVLLIRLLAGEVLDRRRAVLATLLAMIYPILNFKGYKFNPDLLQLPFVVLIVWAYMVAAERRTALWGVVIGLAGAGAVMTKYWGVWALVAIAVASVARPDRNLLFRSPVPYVAVAVFLLAIVSHLDWLYAAGFTPFRYASQYLGPDRGTAARHAMDSTLHAFALLLPPLVAGAVAVLLPRLRRVTAPSAEALDRARQIWIIVAVLAIGPLIAAIALPVRMKSDWTIPLFSLVPLAVLTLPRLAVPLRAVARAAVILLVLGVGALMAAPGLATVKVLFEPSRALSPRLDRLAAIATELWRERVGQPLAVVVGDIEEVATVSFYSADHPRMFSAGAPELTPWISVDTLGRSGFVGICPASAPACVDRITALRPWAERIVVTTERRALGQSLPSDRWIVLLALPEAGVVITR; from the coding sequence TTGCTGGGGGTCGTGCTCGGCAATGCGCTGCTGTGGGTGGCTGCGCTGACCATCCTGAAATTCGCTCAGGTGCTGCATTCCGACAGCACGGAAGCGTTCGCGTGGGGCCAGACCCTGGCCTGGGGCTCGGGCAAGCACCCGCCGATGGTAGGGTGGGTGGCGCGAGCGTGGTTCAGCGTGTTTCCGACCAGCGATTGGGCGTTCTACGCGCTGGCGATGGCCGTCACCGGCGCCACCGTCTTGCTGATCAGGTTGCTGGCCGGGGAGGTGCTCGATCGCCGGCGCGCCGTCCTCGCCACGCTGCTGGCGATGATCTACCCGATCCTGAATTTCAAGGGCTACAAGTTCAATCCCGACTTGCTGCAGCTGCCGTTCGTGGTGCTGATCGTCTGGGCCTATATGGTCGCCGCCGAACGGCGTACCGCTCTGTGGGGCGTGGTAATCGGGCTTGCCGGCGCCGGCGCGGTAATGACGAAATACTGGGGCGTGTGGGCACTGGTGGCGATTGCTGTCGCGTCAGTGGCGCGGCCGGACCGCAACCTGCTGTTCCGCTCGCCGGTGCCCTATGTCGCGGTTGCAGTGTTCTTGCTGGCGATCGTCTCGCACCTCGACTGGCTCTACGCGGCCGGCTTCACGCCGTTCCGCTACGCCTCGCAATATCTTGGGCCCGATCGCGGAACAGCGGCACGGCATGCGATGGATTCCACGCTGCACGCCTTCGCTCTGCTACTGCCGCCGCTAGTGGCCGGCGCCGTCGCCGTGCTGCTGCCGCGGCTCAGGCGCGTGACGGCGCCGTCGGCCGAAGCGCTGGATCGCGCCCGCCAGATCTGGATCATCGTCGCCGTGTTGGCGATCGGGCCGCTCATCGCCGCCATTGCGTTGCCGGTCCGGATGAAGAGCGATTGGACCATCCCCCTGTTCTCGCTGGTCCCGCTCGCCGTTCTGACGTTGCCGCGGCTCGCCGTGCCGCTGCGCGCCGTGGCCAGGGCGGCGGTGATCCTGCTGGTGCTCGGGGTGGGAGCGTTGATGGCGGCGCCGGGGCTTGCGACCGTCAAGGTGCTGTTCGAACCCAGCCGCGCGTTGTCGCCGCGGCTGGATCGTCTGGCGGCGATCGCGACCGAGCTGTGGCGTGAGCGCGTCGGCCAGCCGCTGGCGGTCGTGGTCGGGGACATCGAGGAGGTCGCGACCGTGTCGTTCTACAGCGCCGACCATCCGCGCATGTTCTCGGCCGGCGCGCCCGAACTAACGCCGTGGATTTCGGTCGACACACTCGGTCGCAGCGGCTTCGTCGGGATATGTCCGGCCTCGGCACCGGCCTGCGTCGACCGCATCACCGCGTTGCGGCCGTGGGCCGAACGTATCGTCGTGACCACCGAACGGCGCGCGCTGGGCCAAAGCCTGCCGTCGGATCGCTGGATTGTGCTGCTGGCGCTGCCGGAAGCCGGCGTAGTGATCACGCGCTAA
- a CDS encoding acyl-CoA synthetase yields MPILNQWAELSPDKVAARIAFSDEAITYRELDRRANAVTQLLMWMGLSAGDGIAILLDNDLRYFELLWGARRHGVYYTPVSTHLKPEEAAFIVRDSGAKVLFVGARFTEVVTALAGEPHGCTIFTVGDDVRGGLDYIKELAKFDRMIELPDGPVGKDFFYSSGTTGRPKGIKQPLFSNLRQAQASGDWVRENFGFDDDTVYLSPAPLYHGAPLRFTMRTLESGGTAVVMTKFAAEPALAAIERYRVTHSQWVPTMFFRLLGLPKDVRDRADLSSHRCAIHAAAPCPPELKEQMIAWWGPIVWEYYAGSERNGATCISTADWLTHRGSVGRACVGTIHILDENQNELGAGEIGDVYFDGPQFVYHNDPEKTARSRDARGWSTIGDVGYLDADGFLYLTDRRSHMIISGGVNIYPAEIENCLALNPLVADVAVFGIPNPEYGEEVKAVVQLKDPSRAAPELAQELLAFCREHLSHVKCPRSIDFEAELPRQENGKLFKHLLKRRYLQPA; encoded by the coding sequence ATGCCGATCTTGAATCAATGGGCCGAGCTCAGTCCCGACAAGGTTGCCGCACGGATTGCGTTCTCGGACGAGGCGATCACCTATCGCGAGCTCGATCGTCGCGCCAATGCGGTCACGCAGTTGCTGATGTGGATGGGGCTGTCCGCCGGCGACGGCATCGCGATCCTGCTCGACAATGATCTGCGCTATTTCGAGCTGTTGTGGGGCGCGCGACGGCATGGCGTCTACTACACGCCGGTCAGCACGCATCTGAAGCCCGAGGAGGCGGCCTTCATCGTCCGCGACAGCGGCGCCAAGGTGCTGTTCGTGGGGGCGCGGTTCACCGAGGTCGTGACCGCGCTGGCCGGCGAACCGCACGGCTGCACGATCTTCACGGTCGGCGACGATGTCCGCGGCGGCCTCGACTACATCAAGGAACTGGCGAAGTTCGACCGCATGATCGAACTTCCGGACGGCCCGGTCGGCAAGGACTTCTTCTATTCGTCGGGTACCACGGGCCGGCCCAAGGGCATCAAGCAGCCGCTGTTCTCCAACCTTCGCCAGGCCCAGGCGTCGGGCGACTGGGTGCGCGAGAATTTCGGATTCGACGATGACACGGTGTATCTGTCGCCGGCGCCTCTGTATCACGGCGCGCCGCTGCGGTTCACGATGCGCACGCTGGAGAGCGGCGGCACCGCGGTGGTGATGACGAAATTCGCGGCCGAGCCGGCGCTGGCCGCGATCGAGCGCTATCGCGTCACCCACAGCCAGTGGGTGCCGACGATGTTCTTCCGCCTGCTCGGGTTGCCCAAGGACGTGCGCGACCGCGCCGACCTGTCCTCACATCGCTGCGCCATTCACGCCGCCGCACCCTGTCCGCCCGAATTGAAGGAGCAGATGATCGCGTGGTGGGGCCCAATCGTGTGGGAGTACTACGCGGGTTCCGAGCGCAACGGCGCCACCTGTATCTCGACCGCCGACTGGCTGACGCATCGCGGCTCGGTGGGGCGGGCCTGCGTCGGGACCATCCACATCCTCGACGAGAACCAGAACGAACTCGGCGCCGGCGAGATCGGCGACGTGTATTTCGACGGGCCGCAATTCGTCTATCACAATGATCCCGAGAAGACCGCGCGGTCCCGCGACGCGCGCGGCTGGTCGACGATCGGCGACGTCGGCTATCTCGATGCCGACGGCTTCCTTTATCTCACCGACCGCCGCTCGCACATGATCATCTCGGGCGGCGTCAACATCTATCCGGCGGAGATCGAGAACTGCCTGGCGCTGAACCCGCTGGTGGCCGACGTCGCCGTGTTCGGCATTCCCAATCCGGAATATGGCGAGGAGGTCAAGGCGGTGGTGCAGCTCAAGGACCCGTCGCGCGCCGCGCCCGAACTGGCGCAGGAGCTGTTGGCGTTCTGCCGTGAGCATCTGTCGCACGTGAAATGCCCGCGCTCGATCGACTTCGAAGCCGAGTTGCCGCGCCAGGAGAACGGCAAGTTGTTCAAGCATTTGCTCAAACGGCGCTATCTCCAGCCGGCCTGA
- a CDS encoding NADPH:quinone oxidoreductase family protein, giving the protein MRALMSCEPGGPDTLRLLDVPEPVAGPGQLLIAVKACGVNYPDLLMIQDLYQVKTPRPFAPGAEIAGVVTALGEGVTDFRIGDRVAARIGTGGMAEAVAVDVARCAPIPDGMSFVDAAVMQFTFETALYALRNRAGLQPGETVLVLGAGGGVGIAAVQVARVMGARVIAAASSEEKLAFARDHGAADGVLYPASAPPNRKEVGERLKAALGKGADVVIDPVGGWLAETAIRCAADGGRYVVLGFTAGIPALPLNLPLLKNCDVLGVNWRTFSLTQPEALRANKAELERWYGQGLLSSGVTAHFPLEQGGIAIEGLAARHAVGKRVVVL; this is encoded by the coding sequence ATGCGCGCGTTGATGAGTTGCGAGCCGGGAGGACCGGACACGCTGCGGCTGCTGGATGTTCCGGAACCGGTCGCGGGGCCGGGACAATTGCTGATCGCGGTGAAGGCCTGCGGCGTGAACTATCCGGATCTCTTGATGATCCAGGATCTCTATCAGGTGAAGACGCCGCGGCCGTTCGCGCCGGGCGCGGAGATCGCCGGCGTGGTGACGGCGCTGGGCGAGGGCGTCACCGACTTCCGCATCGGCGATCGCGTCGCCGCGCGAATCGGCACCGGCGGCATGGCCGAGGCGGTGGCGGTGGACGTCGCCCGCTGCGCGCCGATCCCCGACGGCATGTCGTTCGTCGATGCCGCGGTGATGCAGTTCACCTTCGAAACGGCGCTCTACGCGCTGCGCAACCGCGCCGGGTTGCAGCCCGGCGAGACCGTGCTGGTTCTCGGCGCCGGCGGCGGCGTCGGCATCGCCGCCGTCCAGGTCGCCCGCGTCATGGGCGCACGCGTCATTGCGGCGGCCTCGTCGGAGGAGAAGCTGGCCTTCGCGCGCGATCACGGCGCCGCGGATGGCGTGCTGTATCCCGCGAGCGCGCCGCCGAATCGAAAAGAGGTCGGCGAGCGCCTGAAGGCGGCCCTTGGCAAAGGCGCCGACGTGGTGATCGATCCGGTCGGCGGCTGGCTCGCCGAGACGGCGATCCGCTGCGCCGCCGACGGCGGCCGCTACGTCGTGCTCGGATTCACCGCAGGCATCCCGGCGCTGCCGCTCAACCTGCCGCTGCTGAAGAATTGCGACGTGCTCGGCGTCAACTGGCGCACCTTCTCGCTGACGCAGCCGGAGGCGCTGCGCGCCAACAAGGCCGAGCTGGAACGCTGGTACGGACAGGGCCTGCTCTCGTCGGGCGTGACCGCGCACTTCCCGCTGGAACAAGGCGGCATCGCGATCGAAGGGCTCGCCGCGCGCCACGCGGTGGGAAAACGCGTCGTCGTGCTTTGA
- a CDS encoding efflux transporter outer membrane subunit has translation MLIILVAMMLGGCAVGPDYRTPLLATPSHWSGTGVATARPALPRWWSRLRDPTLDRLVAEAVDGNLDVATASARVREARASYRQAVGALLPTIANSDSARLAKGAGVSSAAPGRPNLGGPSSSVGSDGTSGLYQAGFDASWELDLFGANRRAVEAAAYGIDASDENLRAVLLTLVGDVASSYVEARGYQARIVLARRTATSQDETTKITRDRLAAGTASAADLANATGQAATTRSVIPTLETAYAVAVHRLSVLTGRPPAALSALLAQPKPIPAPKLPVPAGIPADVLLTRPDVRLAERRYAQSTARIGQAEAALYPSVSLAGNIATSGTKLGDLGRNSSISWSLGPTLTVPIFNGGKLRAAVEIAQAQRDQQFLAYQTSVLTALKDVEDALVSLSNEQSRSRILATSTTAYRQAASLSQTLYRSGSSSFLDVLTAERSLYGAEDALLQSRVRIVSDYIALNKALGGGWDGEVDTLTPEVIDVDTGPHPAGPITLRSAEL, from the coding sequence ATGCTGATCATCCTCGTCGCCATGATGCTGGGCGGATGCGCGGTCGGTCCCGACTATCGGACGCCGCTTCTCGCGACGCCGTCGCATTGGAGCGGGACCGGCGTCGCGACTGCGCGGCCCGCGCTGCCACGCTGGTGGAGCCGGTTGCGCGATCCGACGCTGGATCGGCTGGTGGCCGAGGCGGTGGACGGCAATCTCGACGTCGCGACGGCAAGTGCGCGCGTGCGCGAGGCGCGGGCGAGCTATCGGCAGGCCGTGGGCGCGCTGTTGCCGACGATCGCCAACAGCGACTCGGCGCGGCTGGCAAAGGGGGCGGGTGTTTCGTCGGCGGCACCCGGCCGACCGAACCTCGGCGGTCCGTCATCGTCGGTGGGATCGGACGGCACCTCCGGTCTGTATCAGGCGGGGTTCGACGCGAGCTGGGAGCTCGATCTGTTCGGCGCCAACCGCAGGGCCGTCGAGGCCGCGGCCTACGGCATCGATGCCTCGGACGAAAATCTGCGCGCCGTGTTGCTGACGCTGGTCGGCGACGTCGCGTCGAGCTACGTCGAGGCGCGCGGCTATCAGGCGCGCATCGTGCTCGCCCGTCGCACCGCGACGTCGCAGGACGAAACCACCAAGATCACCCGCGACCGCCTGGCGGCGGGCACCGCGTCTGCCGCCGATCTCGCCAATGCGACCGGACAGGCCGCGACGACCCGCTCCGTCATTCCCACGCTCGAGACGGCTTATGCCGTCGCCGTGCATCGGCTGTCGGTGCTGACAGGTCGGCCGCCCGCCGCGCTGTCGGCTCTCCTGGCGCAGCCGAAGCCGATCCCGGCGCCGAAGTTGCCGGTGCCGGCCGGGATTCCGGCCGATGTTCTGCTGACGCGGCCCGATGTGCGGCTGGCGGAGCGCCGCTACGCGCAGTCCACGGCCCGAATCGGGCAGGCCGAAGCGGCGCTGTATCCCAGCGTCAGCTTGGCGGGGAATATTGCAACTTCGGGCACGAAGCTCGGCGATCTCGGTAGGAATTCGTCGATCAGTTGGTCGCTCGGCCCGACCCTGACGGTGCCGATCTTCAACGGCGGAAAATTGCGGGCGGCGGTGGAGATCGCGCAGGCGCAGCGTGACCAGCAGTTTCTGGCCTACCAGACGTCCGTACTCACCGCGTTGAAGGACGTCGAAGACGCGCTGGTGTCGCTGAGTAACGAGCAATCGCGAAGCCGCATTCTGGCGACATCGACCACGGCCTATCGGCAGGCGGCGAGCTTGTCGCAGACGCTGTATCGATCCGGATCGTCGAGCTTTCTCGACGTCCTGACCGCCGAGCGGTCGCTCTACGGCGCCGAAGACGCGCTGCTGCAAAGCCGGGTCCGGATCGTCTCCGACTATATCGCGCTCAACAAGGCGCTCGGCGGCGGTTGGGACGGCGAGGTCGATACGCTGACGCCGGAGGTGATCGACGTCGACACCGGACCGCATCCAGCTGGTCCGATCACTCTTCGGAGTGCGGAACTATGA